TGATTACGGGGCAGCTTGGTAAAATTGGTGGCATTAAAATTGAAGCAAATACTGTTTTTGGTGAAGTGGCTGAGTTCTTCAGCAAGCTGAATCAAATTCATCAACCTACGCTGATTTTAGGCGCGATAGTTTTAGCTTTCTTATTTATCGTTCAGCGTCGCTTTCCTACTGCGCCTGGGCCTTTGTTAGCGGTGTTACTAGCAACGGCTAGTGTAGGATTATTCGCCCTCGACCGACAAGGGGTAGCTGTAGTGGGAGAGATTCCGGCTGGCTTACCGCATTTGGCTTTACCTAAATTCTCAACTCAAGATTTATCTACACTTGTAGCTTCGGCAATTGGGATTGCGATTGTCGGCTATTCAGATAATGTACTCACAGCTAGGGCATTTGCTAGCCGTCATCAATATAAAATTGATGCGAATCAAGAACTTTTGGCGCTAGGAACTGCAAATTTAGGTAACGGGTTGATGCAGGGTTTTCCGATTAGTAGTAGCGGTAGCCGGACTGCGATCGCAGATTCATTAGGCAGCAAAAGTCAGGTATTCTCTTTGGTGGGGCTAGTTGTAGTTATCTTTGTTTTACTATTCCTCAGACCCTTACTAGCATTGTTTCCCAAAGCCGCATTAGGAGCAATTGTCATCTATGCGGCTACCAAACTTATTGAAATTCCCGAATTTCTCAGATTGACTCGATTTCGCCGCAGCGAGTTATTCTTAGCTCTGGTGACAACCGTGGGAGTTCTATTGACAGATATTTTGGTTGGTGTGGGTATTGCTGTAGGTTTATCTGTAATTGATTTATTCGCCAGGATAGCCAGACCACACGATGCAGTTTTAGGAGAAGTTCCCAGTTTACCAGGATTACATGATATTTCAGATTGGGAAGGGGCTAAAACTATCCCAGGTTTGGTAATTTATCGCTATGATGCGCCTCTGTGCTTTGCTAACGTAGAAGATTTTAAGCGTAGGGCATTATTGGCAATTGAGGCGGAAACAACTCCTGTAGAATGGTTTCTGCTCAACACCGAAGCAATTATTGAAGTTGATATTACTGCTATTGACGCATTAACTCAATTGCAAAGTGAACTAGCTTCTAGAGGTATTACCTTTGCCATGACAAGAGTCAAACAGGATCTCTACAGACAATTGAAGCGATCGCAACTTTTAGACAAGATGGGATCTGAACATGTTTATCTTACCCTGCATACTGCGATCGCTGCCTTTCATAGCCGTGAGAGGTTAGAGGCTAGAGGCTAGGATGTGTCATTAATTTAGGCAAATAACAGAAGCAGCAAGATAAATTCCACGTTTCCAGTTCCCTGTCCCTTTTAAAATAAATTATTGGTAAAGTTTAAAGGTAGTTTTACGTAAAAAATACTACCTTTTTCTATTGTACTTTCAACCCAGATTTGTCCGTTGTGTTGCTCGACGATATTACGGCAAATGGCCAAACCTAAACCCGTTCCACCCTGCTTGCGGGAATCGGAAGCATCCACTTGATGAAAACGCTCAAAAATAGATTCTATTTTGTCAGCAGGAATCCCTCTACCTTGGTCTTGTACCTTAAATAACACATCTGACGTGTGACCATCTTTTGCTTTGATTTCTTCTACCATCATTGATACAGTAGATCCTTGAGGCGAAAATTTAATCGCATTACTCAGCAAATTTGTCAATACCTGAATAATCCGGTCTTTATCAACTATTAAGTCTACAGATTGAGGGTTAACTGACAAATTAATTTCCGCATTATTAGCCATTAATTGCATCAATTCCGTGGCTTCTGTTAATAAGTCAGCAGCATTAACTTGTTGTTTATTTAAAGTAATTTTTCCAGATTGTAATCTTTCTAAATCTAGAATATCATTTACCAGTCTGACTAAGCGTTCAGAGCTTTCTGAGACAATTTTTATGATGCGCTTACCCTGTTCAGAATCAAGTTTTACCAAACCAGTTTTTAATAAGTTTAAACCTCCTTGGATGGAAGTCATTGGTGTACGCAATTCGTGACTAACAACTGAGATAAACTCATTCTTGATTTTCTCTAAAGCATAGCGTTGGGTAATATCTTCACCAATGCTCATCGTGCCTACAACTGCACCTTGTGAATCTTGTAGTAGCGTATTATTCCAGGCAATGACACGTTCTTCTTGAGATTTGATAATAATTGGGTTTTGGTAGTGAGGATGTAATTCTTGCTCTAACGTTTCTACAAAAATCTTTTTTACATTATCTTTTTGATGCTGCGGGATAAAATTAGCCGTCCAATCTTTACCTAGAATTTCTTCCTGGGTATACCCACTCAATTCTAAAAAGAAAGGATTAACGTATTCAACTTTACCTGTTTTATCTAGTCCAACAACTAACAACTTCACATTTTCTAATAAACTGCGCCAACGGCGTTCTGCTTCACGCAATTGAGCTTCAATTTTTATCTGCTGGTTGATAGTAGCTGTCAGAATATTGATTAATCTATGTAAATGTGAATTTGCTTGAGATAATTCAGTAGTTCGCTCTGCAACTTTGATTTCTAATTCTGCTTTTGATTGTTGCAAAACTGCTTCCGCTTCCTTGTTTTGGGTAATATCTACACAAGTACCAAGCATTCTTACTGCTGTACCTTCATCGTTATAGATACATTCTCCTTTAGCTCCAATCCAGTGAATGCTACCATCAGGCCAAACAACTCTGTATTCCACATAATATTCAGATTTATTGTCTTTGGCACCCATTACTGCTTGGTGAACTCTTTCTCTATCCTCAGGGTGGACGTGGGTGAGAAAAGCTTCATAGCTACTTGTAAACGTACCTGGAGTTATACCAAATAATTGCTCCTGACGACTTGACCATCTCAGATGGTTAGTAAAAATATTCCAATCCCAAGTTCCTATTTGTGCTGCTTCTAAAGCTAACCTTAACCGTTCTTCACTTTCCTGTAAAGCAATCTCAGTCTGTTTTTCTCTAGTTATGTCTTGAAAAAAAATTGATACGCCTTCTAAAGAAGGATAAATACGCTTTTCAAACCAGCGTTGGCTCGATGGATAAAATTTTTCTACTTGAATAAAACTTTGCTCATTTAAAGCTTGTAAATAATCATTGTAAGAATTATGACTAAATAATTCGGGAGATTCTTCCCCAATATTTTTACCAATTAAATCCTTTGCTTTCCTCCCGATAATTTCTGCTGCTTTTTGATTAACGTATGTATAACACCAATTAGTATCGACAGCTACAAAAGCGTCATTGATACTCTCTAAGATATTAGATAAACTATTTTTGGTTGCTTCTGCTTCTGCATAAGCAGCTTGTTCACTTATTACAAGATTTGCTATTTTTTCTTCTGTTTGCTTGCGGTCTGTGATATTCGTCAGCGTCACCACGCTACCAATAACTTGGTTGTCTAAATTTAATAATGGAGCCGCACTCAAAAGTAAATTAAATTCGCTCCCATCTTCGCGCTTTAATAATACTTCTACTCCTTTAAAAGATCGACCTTGCAGCAAACTAAATAGTGAAAACCCTTCTTGTTTTTGCTGGTAATTTTCTGCTTGATTAATCAATAAACATTCTTCTAGTTGTTGATAGCTACTACAATGATTATATTGCAAGGGAAACGACAAATCAAATTTTTGAAATAATGGATTTTTACCACAAAGTTCTTGTGCAGCTTGATTGGCGCGAATAATTTGCCAACTTTGATCACAGACAATGATTGCTTCGCCTGCTTGTTCCAGAATAGAATTTGCTAGTCTTTCAGCCGCCACAATTTCTGCATTGCGTTTTTGCTCAGTTAAGTCGGTTACTACTATGCAAGTAACTGCTACTTCATCTATTTGCAATTGCTTAAAAGATAAATAAACAGGAATTTGAGTTTCATCCTCAGCAATTAAGTAAACTTCTCCTCGGCAAAATTGCTGTTTTGCTTGCTGAAATAATCCTTGAAACACCTGTTGTTCTTGCGGTGCTATGTAATCCTCCAAGTTAGAGCCGATTACTTTCTCTAGTGGCTTTTTGAGCATTACTGCTAAAGGGTTATTACAGTAAAGAATTGTTCCATGCTCATCTATAGACACAGCACCTTCGTGCATCTCTTGTAAAAAAGCACGGTAAGGATAATCAGCATTTTGCAAAGTGAAAATTCTTTCTTCTTGATTGCTAGATACAACTAAAGCATCTACCTCACCCATTTTAATGGCTCTAAAAGTCTCTTCTAAAATTTGTATTTGATTACGTAGAGCTATATTTTCAAGTTCAAGTTCTTGGCGTGTTTTCACTGTAATCACCCTAAGCCAATTCGTAATTCGTAATTAGTAATTCGTAGTGCGTAATACTCCCTTCCAGCGAGAAGCAATCTACGTAATTAATTATATAGGAATCCGATTTGATTAATGAACATATTTGCGTAGTGAGGAAACTCTTAACAGGGAACGGATAACAATGAATTTAAGCATGTGCTGAATTCTGTCAGAAATTAAATATGAGTCCTATATGATGAACTCAATTAATTATAACTCTCTTTGTCCAGTTTAACTTAACTAGTAACTGGGGTTATTTATAGAAAAAGTCTCTTGATAATAAAAACAAGTTTCCGTGGATTTTCCGTCCATAAATGTAGCTACAAGTATTAACTTGTAGCTAATTTGAAGTTATCGCTAAATATCAAGCAATATCTAAAGCAATTACTACCTTATCAACATTTGTCAAATCGCCAATTAACTTTTGCAGAGGTGGTGGAAGTTCTTTAATTAAAGTAGGCACAGCAAGTATATGGTCTTTTTCTAAAATCTCAGGCTGTTGGTATATATCAATAATTTCTATCTCATAACGTCCTTCTAAGTATTTTTTACAAATTTTATTCAGCATTTGAATAGCACGCATCGATCTGATAGTATTACCAGCTATATACAAACGTAAAACATATTTTTGTGTCTCTAGTTTTGCTAGCGCTTCTTCAAAATCTTCTGTAGATTCTACAATTAGTTCCTCAGAACTATCTTGAGGTTGGTTTGAATTATTCATGACTATTCTTCGTTGATATCTACTTGACGTAAATCCAGTCCTACTAGTACTTTTTCAGTATTGGATAAGTCTCCAATTATTTGCCTTACAGGCTCCGGTAATTTTCTTACTAAAGTGGGAATAGCTAATATTTGATCTCCCTTGGCTAATTGGGGATTTTCTATGAGGTCAATTACTTCAATAAGATATTTACCTTCTAAGTATTCTTGACAAATTTTTTTCAGATTTGCAAATGCTTTTAAAGATTTAGGGGTTTGTCCAGCTACATATAGCCGTAGCTCCCAAACTTCTTCTGTATCATTAGATTGAGACACTTCATTGATATAGTGATTCATGGTAAAAATCTCTAATTATGTATTAAATTCGCGCCAATTTAACCTTTGTTTTTGTTCATCTAATAAAACTTTTTCTTGTATTTCTTCGATAGAAATTAATCTTTCAACTTCTTTCTTCTCAATTTCAAATTGAGCTTGTATAGCTTTAACTTGTGCTTCCATTAGCAAACGTTTATGTTCAATATCGCGCTGTTTTTGCTCAATTTTTTGCTGGCGAACTACAGCAGCAGCTTTGTCTTTTGCTTCTTGGATAATTCTTGCTGTACCTGTGAGTACACCTTCTGTCCCTAAATACACATCTAATAACTGTACTCCTTCATCAGTTAAAATAAATTCTCGTACTTGATTTGAATGTGATGTACCACGAGATTTAAGTACATGAATTAAGCGGTTACGCTCGCCATTACTCTCTATAGTTCGTAGCAGTATCCAAGTATCTGCTAAGGAAGAAATACCTATCTCTGTATATTCTACAAAAGCACTATTAGCTTCGTTTAAGTTTGCAAAAATTGTTGTGATATTTTTTGTTTTCAGATAATCAATCAGGCGCATCATAAATGATTTCATCTGAATATTATTACTACCAGAAGTTAGGTTAGATATGGGGTCGAGAATGATTGCATCAGGTTGAAAGTCATTAACTATACTCAGTATATTAACCAAGTGCATTT
Above is a genomic segment from Nostoc sp. MS1 containing:
- a CDS encoding solute carrier family 26 protein, with translation MLKKHHVTLPGLPGFKRLQSYQREWLLPDVLAGVTVAAYLIPQCMAYGELAGVQPVVGLWAILPPMIIYTLLGSSPQLSVGPESTTAVMTAAAIAPLVASDGSNYAAMASMLALTVGIICIIGYIARLGFLADLLSKPILTGYMAGVAVIMITGQLGKIGGIKIEANTVFGEVAEFFSKLNQIHQPTLILGAIVLAFLFIVQRRFPTAPGPLLAVLLATASVGLFALDRQGVAVVGEIPAGLPHLALPKFSTQDLSTLVASAIGIAIVGYSDNVLTARAFASRHQYKIDANQELLALGTANLGNGLMQGFPISSSGSRTAIADSLGSKSQVFSLVGLVVVIFVLLFLRPLLALFPKAALGAIVIYAATKLIEIPEFLRLTRFRRSELFLALVTTVGVLLTDILVGVGIAVGLSVIDLFARIARPHDAVLGEVPSLPGLHDISDWEGAKTIPGLVIYRYDAPLCFANVEDFKRRALLAIEAETTPVEWFLLNTEAIIEVDITAIDALTQLQSELASRGITFAMTRVKQDLYRQLKRSQLLDKMGSEHVYLTLHTAIAAFHSRERLEARG
- a CDS encoding PAS domain S-box protein, yielding MKTRQELELENIALRNQIQILEETFRAIKMGEVDALVVSSNQEERIFTLQNADYPYRAFLQEMHEGAVSIDEHGTILYCNNPLAVMLKKPLEKVIGSNLEDYIAPQEQQVFQGLFQQAKQQFCRGEVYLIAEDETQIPVYLSFKQLQIDEVAVTCIVVTDLTEQKRNAEIVAAERLANSILEQAGEAIIVCDQSWQIIRANQAAQELCGKNPLFQKFDLSFPLQYNHCSSYQQLEECLLINQAENYQQKQEGFSLFSLLQGRSFKGVEVLLKREDGSEFNLLLSAAPLLNLDNQVIGSVVTLTNITDRKQTEEKIANLVISEQAAYAEAEATKNSLSNILESINDAFVAVDTNWCYTYVNQKAAEIIGRKAKDLIGKNIGEESPELFSHNSYNDYLQALNEQSFIQVEKFYPSSQRWFEKRIYPSLEGVSIFFQDITREKQTEIALQESEERLRLALEAAQIGTWDWNIFTNHLRWSSRQEQLFGITPGTFTSSYEAFLTHVHPEDRERVHQAVMGAKDNKSEYYVEYRVVWPDGSIHWIGAKGECIYNDEGTAVRMLGTCVDITQNKEAEAVLQQSKAELEIKVAERTTELSQANSHLHRLINILTATINQQIKIEAQLREAERRWRSLLENVKLLVVGLDKTGKVEYVNPFFLELSGYTQEEILGKDWTANFIPQHQKDNVKKIFVETLEQELHPHYQNPIIIKSQEERVIAWNNTLLQDSQGAVVGTMSIGEDITQRYALEKIKNEFISVVSHELRTPMTSIQGGLNLLKTGLVKLDSEQGKRIIKIVSESSERLVRLVNDILDLERLQSGKITLNKQQVNAADLLTEATELMQLMANNAEINLSVNPQSVDLIVDKDRIIQVLTNLLSNAIKFSPQGSTVSMMVEEIKAKDGHTSDVLFKVQDQGRGIPADKIESIFERFHQVDASDSRKQGGTGLGLAICRNIVEQHNGQIWVESTIEKGSIFYVKLPLNFTNNLF
- a CDS encoding circadian clock KaiB family protein: MNNSNQPQDSSEELIVESTEDFEEALAKLETQKYVLRLYIAGNTIRSMRAIQMLNKICKKYLEGRYEIEIIDIYQQPEILEKDHILAVPTLIKELPPPLQKLIGDLTNVDKVVIALDIA
- a CDS encoding circadian clock KaiB family protein: MNHYINEVSQSNDTEEVWELRLYVAGQTPKSLKAFANLKKICQEYLEGKYLIEVIDLIENPQLAKGDQILAIPTLVRKLPEPVRQIIGDLSNTEKVLVGLDLRQVDINEE